A window of Desulfobulbus oralis genomic DNA:
TCTTCGCCCTGGTGGGCGTGGTCAGCCGTGCCCTCTCCGCCCACACCCTTATAGACCGGCTCACCGCCTCGGGCAAACTGGACCAGTTCAACCTGGCCTCGGACTATATCCTCATCCACGGCCTGGCCCTGATCGCGGTGGCGCTCCTGCTCCAGGCCGCGCCCTGCCGGCCCGCGACTCTCGCCGGGTGTTGCTTTTTCGTGGGCGGCCTGCTCTTTCCGGTCACGGTGTTCATGAAATGCTTTGCGCCGATGGGCACAAGCGGCATACTCACGCCCATTGGCGGCGGCATACTCATGCTGGGCTGGCTTTTGCTTGCCTGCGCCGCGCTGGTGGCAAGGTTTGCCTAAAAGGATAAATAACTATCAGACCAGTTTCCACAAACAGCAAGGAGATGCCCATGAAACCCCGCCGTTCCAATCTCTCGGTTCCGGGCCATGTCGCCAAAATGCACGCCAAGGCAGCGGACAGCGCCGCCGACGTGGTCATGCTGGATCTGGAAGACAGCGTGCCCTTTGAGGCCAAGGAGGCTGCGCGCCAACAGGTCATCGACTCGCTGTTGCACCTGGACTGGGCGAAGAAGACGGTCACCGTACGCATCAACGGTTTGGACACGGCCTTTGCCTACCGCGATCTGATAGCGGTGGTGGAGCAGGCTGGCCATGTGCTGGATGCCATCGTCATTCCCAAGGTGAACCACGAGGGCGATATCCATTTCGCCGAGCGTCTGCTGGGGGGCATTGCCCTGCACAAAGGCGGCCCGGACAACATCGGCATCGAGGCCTCCATCGAGACGGCAGAGGGGCTGTTGCGCGCCAGTGCCATAGCGCAGGCCAGCGCGCGCGTGCAGACGCTGGTCTTCGGCATTGCCGACTACCAGACCTCCATCGGCGCGCGTCTGGTCTCCATTTCCGGTCATGGCGAAAAGGAAGAGGCGCTCTACCCGGGCCACCGCTGGCATTTTGCCATCAGCAGGATGGTAATGCATGCCAAGGCTGCCGGCAGGATGGCCATTGACGCACCCTACGGCAATTTCAGGGATCCGGACGGCCTGCGGCGTTCAGCGGTCATGGCCTGTGCTCTGGGCTGCGACGGCAAATGGGCCATTCACCCGGAGCAGATTGCGATCATCAACGAGGTCTTCACCCCGTCCCAGGAAGATATCGCGCTGGCGGCCAAGGTGATCGAGGCCAGCAATGCGGCCAGGAGCGCCGGCCGGGGCGCGGTTGCGGTGGAGGGCCGGATGGTGGATCAGGCCACGGTGCGGCTGGCGACCCGGCTTTGGGAACAGGCCAGGCACCTGGGGCTGGCTTGCCCGTCCATCACAGAGTGATCTGTTGACTGGGACGCGGACATTGGCACCCCTCCCACAGCAACTTCGTATAGATGTTTTCAGGTATCGCCGAACGAGGTTCTCCACAGGGAGGCGGCCATCAGGCCTGGCCGGAGCGGGGGCCAGCCGCACCTATGTGGTAAGATCAGATAGTCAGGCGCGGGGGGCCTGCTTACCGGAATGAGGGCAGGGCGCAACACGCCAGGCTCCTTGCCATCCGCTGCGCCACGTGTCCCGGCCCGCTGTATCCGTCACGGCGCGGGCCGGGAAGACCGGCTGTTACCGTACCGCTTCGGGTGGCCTTCTCAATGTGGAGACGGCCCTGCCGCCCCTCATTGCAGGGCCCGCATGCGGTTGATGGATTCACTGTTTTTTTGCAGCCGGGCGCTCAGTTCCACAGCCTTCTCCCGCTCCCTGGCAACCACCGCCTCCGGCGCTTTTGCGGTGAAGTTCGGATTGTCCAGCTTGCCCTGTATGCGGCTCAGCTCCGCTTCCAGTTTGGCCCTTTCCCGCGCAAGCTTTTCCAGTTCGCTTGCCACATCCAGAAGATCCCGGAGCGGCACCACCAGTTCCACGTCCCCTACCAGCGCGTGGCCGGCGTCGTTCGGCACAGCGCCTGCCGCCACAATGGCCAGTTCCTCGGCCTTGGCCATGGTCATGATATCCGCCCGGTATCGCTCCAGAAGCTGCCGGCGCTCCGCATTGGGGCAGATGAGCGTGGCTTTTATCTGCGCGCCCGGATGCAGTTCCGCAGTGGTACGGATGCTGCGCAGGCCGGAAATCACGTCCATGAGCAGGCTCATCGCGCCATTGCCCGCGTCGTCGTTCCAGGAGGGCACGGCTTCCGGGAAGGGCGCCAGCATGAGATAGCCGCGCCTGCCCGGCAGATGGCTCCAGATCTCCTCGGTCACAAAGGGGATGATCGGGTGCAGCAGTTTCAGGGTGGCCTCGAACACACTCAGGAGCGTGCGCCTCGCCTCATGCGCCTCATCGCTGTCCGTTTTGAACAGGTCTTTCTTGATCCACTCCAGATACCAGTCGCAGAGGTGGTGCCATACGAACTGGTAGCAGAGCGAGGCCGCGTCGTTGAAGTTGTAGCTGTCCAGTGCCCGCCGCACCTCGCCTACGGTGGCGTTCAACCGGTGCAGCATCCAGCGGTGCACGAGCCCTTCGGGCCGCTCTCCCGGCTGGAAGGCCTGCAGGTCCGGCTCCTGATGCAGGTGCATGACCGCAAAGCGGGCCGCATTCCACAGCTTGTTGATGAAGCGGCGGTAGCCCTCGATGCGTTCCGTATCCATCCGGATCTCCCGGCCCTGGGCGGCAAAGGCGGTGAGCGTAAAGCGCAGGGCGTCGGCGCCGTACTGGGCGATCATGTCCATGGGGTCGATGACATTGCCCGTGGACTTGGACATCTTCTTGCCGAACCTGTCGCGCACCAGGGCATGGAGATAGACGTCGCGGAAGGGCACCTCGTTCATGATGTGCAGGCCCATCATCATCATGCGCGCCACCCAGAAGAAGAGAATGTCGAAGCCGGTACTCAGCACGGAAGTCGGGTAGAACATGGCCAGCTCCCTGGTTTTTTCCGGCCAGCCCATGGTGGTGAAGGGCCAGAGCGCGGAGCTGAACCAGGTGTCCAAGACGTCCTCTTCCTGTTTGATGTTGCCGCCGCCGCAGTGGGCGCAGACGCTGGGCTCTGCCGTGCTCACCGTGATTTTGCCGCAGTCCGCGCAGTTCCAGGCCGGGATGCGGTGGCCCCACCAGATCTGCCGTGAGATGCACCAGTCACGGATGTTGGCCATCCAGCTGTAGAAGGTCTTGTCCCAGATGTCCGGATGGATTTTGATCCGCCCCGACTTCACGGCCTCGACCGCCTTGTCCGCCAGCGGCCGCACCGACACGAACCACTGGTCGGAGATGTAGGGCTCGACCACCGTGTGGCAGCGGTAGCAGCAGCCGACCGCATGGCGGTAGGGCTCTTCCCTGACCAGAAAACCCTGTTCCTTCAGATCGGCCACGATGCGCCTGCGGCAGGCAAAACGGTCCAGCCCCTGATAGGAGCCGGCCTGTTCATTCATGATGCCGTTGTCGTCAAACACGACCACCTGCTCCAGATTGTGGCGCTGGCCCAGTTCGTAGTCGTTGCGGTCATGGGCGGGGGTGACCTTGAGGGCGCCGGTGCCGAATTCCCGCTCCACATAGCTGTCCCTGATCAGGGGGATCGTCCGGCCGGAAAGCGGCAGGAGGAATGCCGTGCCCGCGGGCAGGTGCCGGTAGCGCTCGTCCTCCGGGTGCACGGCCACGGCGGTGTCGCCCAGCATGGTTTCCGGTCGGGTGGTGGCGATAATCACGCCCCGGCCGCCATCGGCCAGCGGATAGTGCACGTGGTAGAGCATGCCGTCCTGATCCTCGTGCTCCACCTCGTCGTCGGCCAGGGCGGTGTGGCAGCGCGGGCACCAGTTGACGATATAGGGGCCCTTGTAGATGAGACCCTCCTGATAGAGGCGCACGAAGACCTCGCGCACGGCCCGGGAGAGGCCCTCGTCCATGGTGAAACGCTCGCGGTCCCAGTCGCAGGACAGGCCCAGATGCCTGAGCTGATTGAAGATGGCCCCGCCTTTTTCGGCCCGCCACTGCCAGACGCGCTCGACAAAGGCTTCCCGGCCCAGCTTGTGGCGGCTGCTGCCTTCCCTGGCGAGCTGGCGTTCCACCACGTTCTGGGTGGCAATGCCCGCGTGGTCGGTGCCCGGCACCCAGAGGGTGTTGTCGCCCAGCATCCGGTGGTAGCGCACCAGGATATCCTGCAGGGTATTGTTCAGGGCATGGCCGATGTGCAGCACCCCGGTCACGTTCGGCGGGGGAATGACAATGGAAAAGGCCGGCTTGCCGGCATCCATGCGGGCGCTGAAGGTCTTGTCTGCAAGCCAGCGGGCAAGCCAGCGCTGCTCCAGCTCGGCAAACTCGTAGGTTTTGCCGAGCTCCCTGGTCTCGGAATGTTCAGATGCGTTCATGGTTCGACTTGTGAGGCTGAAGAGGAAAGGAAAGGGCCTGACCGGCCGCGTTTACAGGACACTCCAGGGCCTCGGCATGAAAAGCTGGGTGTAGAGAGCGATGGCGTAACGGTCGGTCATGCCGGCGATGAAGTCGCAGACCTGTCGGTGACGCCGGCGTTCCTCGAGGGCGTTTGCCGGCGGCGGCAGTTTCGGGCAGGCCGCGGACAGATCGCCGGTCGGCCGCTCGTGTTCCTGAAAGTAGGCGTACAGTTCCCGGATGACGCGCTGCGCCTTCTCGAATTCCCGGTGCACCCGGTAGTTGCGGTACACGTTGTCGTAGAGAAACTGCCGGAGTTCGGTGATGGTCTCGTTCATGCCCTCGCTCAGGTGCAGATGGCCGTCATCGGCGGCCCTGGTCCGGCTCACCAGGTCTTTCACCATGGCGTTGATGCGCTCGGAGGAGCGGTTGCCCAGGATCTTTCGCAGGTGGGGGGGCAGAGCCAGGGGCGAGAGCATGCCGGCCCGGATGGCGTCGTCCATGTCGTGATTCACATAGGCCATGATGTCCGCCACCCGCACGAGCTGGCCTTCCAGGGTGGCGGCCAGGGCGCTGTGATCGCCTTCCGGCA
This region includes:
- a CDS encoding DUF423 domain-containing protein, with amino-acid sequence MMRFFLASGALFALVGVVSRALSAHTLIDRLTASGKLDQFNLASDYILIHGLALIAVALLLQAAPCRPATLAGCCFFVGGLLFPVTVFMKCFAPMGTSGILTPIGGGILMLGWLLLACAALVARFA
- a CDS encoding HpcH/HpaI aldolase/citrate lyase family protein, which gives rise to MKPRRSNLSVPGHVAKMHAKAADSAADVVMLDLEDSVPFEAKEAARQQVIDSLLHLDWAKKTVTVRINGLDTAFAYRDLIAVVEQAGHVLDAIVIPKVNHEGDIHFAERLLGGIALHKGGPDNIGIEASIETAEGLLRASAIAQASARVQTLVFGIADYQTSIGARLVSISGHGEKEEALYPGHRWHFAISRMVMHAKAAGRMAIDAPYGNFRDPDGLRRSAVMACALGCDGKWAIHPEQIAIINEVFTPSQEDIALAAKVIEASNAARSAGRGAVAVEGRMVDQATVRLATRLWEQARHLGLACPSITE
- a CDS encoding valine--tRNA ligase, with the protein product MNASEHSETRELGKTYEFAELEQRWLARWLADKTFSARMDAGKPAFSIVIPPPNVTGVLHIGHALNNTLQDILVRYHRMLGDNTLWVPGTDHAGIATQNVVERQLAREGSSRHKLGREAFVERVWQWRAEKGGAIFNQLRHLGLSCDWDRERFTMDEGLSRAVREVFVRLYQEGLIYKGPYIVNWCPRCHTALADDEVEHEDQDGMLYHVHYPLADGGRGVIIATTRPETMLGDTAVAVHPEDERYRHLPAGTAFLLPLSGRTIPLIRDSYVEREFGTGALKVTPAHDRNDYELGQRHNLEQVVVFDDNGIMNEQAGSYQGLDRFACRRRIVADLKEQGFLVREEPYRHAVGCCYRCHTVVEPYISDQWFVSVRPLADKAVEAVKSGRIKIHPDIWDKTFYSWMANIRDWCISRQIWWGHRIPAWNCADCGKITVSTAEPSVCAHCGGGNIKQEEDVLDTWFSSALWPFTTMGWPEKTRELAMFYPTSVLSTGFDILFFWVARMMMMGLHIMNEVPFRDVYLHALVRDRFGKKMSKSTGNVIDPMDMIAQYGADALRFTLTAFAAQGREIRMDTERIEGYRRFINKLWNAARFAVMHLHQEPDLQAFQPGERPEGLVHRWMLHRLNATVGEVRRALDSYNFNDAASLCYQFVWHHLCDWYLEWIKKDLFKTDSDEAHEARRTLLSVFEATLKLLHPIIPFVTEEIWSHLPGRRGYLMLAPFPEAVPSWNDDAGNGAMSLLMDVISGLRSIRTTAELHPGAQIKATLICPNAERRQLLERYRADIMTMAKAEELAIVAAGAVPNDAGHALVGDVELVVPLRDLLDVASELEKLARERAKLEAELSRIQGKLDNPNFTAKAPEAVVAREREKAVELSARLQKNSESINRMRALQ
- a CDS encoding deoxyguanosinetriphosphate triphosphohydrolase, translating into MKTVRALQEEQEALTLSAHACRSASSRGRLRPEPDRCELRTDFQRDRDRIIHSKTFRRLKHKTQVFLAPAGDHYRTRLTHVLEVSQIARTMAVCLRLNEYLTEAIALGHDLGHTPFGHAGEFTLNQLHPGGFRHFVQSLRVVDFLENGGDGLNLTWEVRNGIIKHSKGYGPILPEGDHSALAATLEGQLVRVADIMAYVNHDMDDAIRAGMLSPLALPPHLRKILGNRSSERINAMVKDLVSRTRAADDGHLHLSEGMNETITELRQFLYDNVYRNYRVHREFEKAQRVIRELYAYFQEHERPTGDLSAACPKLPPPANALEERRRHRQVCDFIAGMTDRYAIALYTQLFMPRPWSVL